Proteins found in one Nitratireductor kimnyeongensis genomic segment:
- a CDS encoding ABC transporter substrate-binding protein, whose protein sequence is MSRLQDRLQHLRNHARGVSLGLVAGAALMAGLGTTTPALSQDKTITAVMHSGLRVLDPIITTAHITRNHGYMVYDVLVAVDENFAPQPQMADWTISDDNLTYTFTLRDGLKFHDGAPVTAADAVASLQRWGKRDSGGQLIFDVTESLEASDDKTIVWKLKTPFPALLDTVGKQSAVPPFIMPERVAGGSADETITDYTGSGPFVFVADEYQPGVSVTYRKFEDYVPREGEASWMAGGKNVKVDVVKWVTMPDAQTAINALLSGEIDYIEQVQIDLLPLLETSEDVTVETRDDLGYQTIGRMNFKHPPFDNPKIRQAAQMALSQEAVLATLIGNPDYYKVCGAIFGCGTPLGDEAGSDTLTSGGDIEGAKKLLEEAGYDNTPIVLMQPTDVVSLTAQPVVAAQAMREAGFNVDMQAMDWQTLVTRRASQSKPSEGGWNIFFTNWMVPEINSPLISPMLNGRGDDAWFGWPEDEKVEELRAAFIAADTPEKQKEVAVQIQKHTLENVLYVPLGQYIMPQARSNKLTGMIPSPVPVFWNIEKAE, encoded by the coding sequence ATGTCGCGTCTTCAGGATAGACTTCAGCACTTAAGGAACCACGCTCGTGGCGTGTCGCTTGGCCTTGTCGCCGGCGCCGCACTGATGGCCGGACTTGGCACCACCACACCAGCACTTTCGCAGGACAAGACGATCACCGCCGTCATGCATTCGGGCCTGCGCGTGCTTGACCCGATCATCACCACCGCCCACATCACCCGCAATCATGGCTATATGGTCTATGACGTGCTGGTGGCGGTGGACGAAAACTTTGCGCCGCAGCCGCAAATGGCCGACTGGACCATTTCCGACGACAATCTCACCTACACGTTCACCTTGCGCGACGGGCTGAAATTCCATGACGGCGCGCCGGTGACCGCGGCCGATGCCGTGGCCTCGCTCCAGCGCTGGGGCAAGCGCGATTCGGGCGGCCAGCTCATCTTCGACGTGACCGAGAGCCTTGAGGCATCCGACGACAAGACCATCGTCTGGAAGCTCAAGACCCCGTTCCCGGCGCTGCTTGACACGGTGGGAAAACAATCGGCCGTGCCGCCCTTCATCATGCCCGAGCGGGTGGCGGGCGGCTCCGCCGACGAGACGATCACCGATTACACGGGCTCCGGCCCCTTCGTGTTCGTGGCGGATGAATATCAGCCGGGCGTTTCCGTTACCTATCGCAAGTTCGAGGATTACGTGCCGCGCGAGGGCGAGGCGAGCTGGATGGCCGGCGGCAAGAACGTGAAGGTCGACGTGGTGAAATGGGTGACGATGCCCGACGCCCAGACCGCGATCAACGCGCTGCTTTCGGGTGAAATCGACTATATCGAGCAGGTGCAGATCGACCTTTTGCCGCTGCTTGAAACCAGCGAGGACGTGACGGTCGAGACACGCGATGATCTGGGTTACCAGACGATCGGGCGCATGAACTTCAAGCACCCGCCCTTCGACAATCCGAAAATCCGCCAGGCGGCGCAGATGGCGCTCAGCCAGGAAGCTGTGCTTGCCACGCTGATCGGCAATCCCGACTACTACAAGGTGTGCGGCGCGATCTTCGGCTGCGGCACGCCGCTGGGCGACGAAGCGGGCTCCGACACGCTGACCTCGGGCGGCGACATCGAGGGCGCGAAGAAGCTGCTTGAAGAGGCGGGCTACGACAACACGCCAATTGTCTTGATGCAGCCGACCGATGTGGTGAGCCTGACGGCACAGCCTGTCGTGGCCGCACAGGCCATGCGCGAGGCCGGCTTCAATGTCGACATGCAGGCGATGGACTGGCAGACGCTCGTCACCCGCCGCGCCAGCCAGTCAAAGCCGTCCGAAGGCGGCTGGAACATCTTCTTCACCAACTGGATGGTGCCGGAAATCAATTCACCGCTCATCAGCCCCATGTTGAACGGCCGTGGCGACGATGCCTGGTTCGGCTGGCCCGAAGACGAGAAGGTGGAGGAATTGCGCGCCGCCTTCATCGCCGCCGACACACCGGAGAAGCAGAAGGAAGTGGCGGTCCAGATCCAGAAGCATACGCTGGAAAACGTCCTCTATGTGCCGCTCGGTCAGTACATCATGCCGCAGGCGCGCAGCAACAAGCTGACCGGGATGATCCCGTCGCCCGTGCCGGTATTCTGGAACATCGAAAAGGCGGAGTGA
- a CDS encoding IclR family transcriptional regulator — translation MRDIQKAEYGVPPSTRLDEEDPLFVQAIARAMQVLSTFHEAGKPLTLNEIAAAGGMGKSAAQRVVHTLRQLGYIDRDADDRGYVPGIRILDHTRDYLRMNPLVARASPVLMELRRNVRERVDLSLRDGLRLVYAARLQSKRETFFATLVGQSVPIYCTSGGRAVMAHMSDAEVDDIIERSVRREITPKTITDPAAIRAKVQEARENGYALALEEILQGEIAIATALIAPDGTPLGAIHIAGSLSEWDVEGFCRRFAPLAGEAAGAINRL, via the coding sequence GTGCGTGATATTCAGAAGGCGGAGTATGGTGTGCCGCCAAGCACGCGCCTTGACGAGGAGGATCCTCTCTTCGTTCAGGCCATTGCGCGGGCGATGCAGGTGCTGTCCACGTTTCACGAAGCGGGCAAGCCGCTGACCCTCAACGAGATCGCCGCTGCCGGCGGCATGGGCAAGAGCGCTGCCCAGCGCGTGGTCCATACACTGCGCCAGCTTGGCTATATAGACCGTGATGCGGATGATCGCGGCTATGTACCGGGCATTCGCATCCTCGATCACACACGTGATTATCTGCGGATGAACCCCCTCGTCGCGCGCGCTTCGCCGGTGTTGATGGAACTGCGTCGCAATGTGCGCGAGCGTGTGGACCTCAGCCTGCGCGACGGGCTCAGGCTCGTCTATGCCGCGCGCCTTCAGAGCAAGCGCGAGACCTTTTTCGCCACGCTGGTCGGGCAGAGCGTGCCGATCTACTGCACGTCGGGTGGCCGCGCTGTCATGGCGCATATGAGCGACGCGGAAGTGGATGACATCATCGAACGTTCGGTGCGCCGCGAGATCACCCCCAAGACAATCACCGATCCTGCCGCGATACGCGCCAAGGTTCAGGAAGCGCGTGAGAATGGCTATGCGCTGGCGCTGGAGGAAATTCTCCAGGGCGAGATCGCGATTGCCACGGCACTTATCGCGCCCGACGGAACGCCGCTGGGCGCCATTCACATTGCGGGTTCCCTGAGTGAGTGGGATGTGGAAGGATTTTGCCGTCGCTTCGCGCCACTCGCCGGCGAGGCCGCCGGCGCAATCAACCGGTTATAA
- the repB gene encoding plasmid partitioning protein RepB: MSKRKDHLKALFGGSGEGEAPSPVPESKPAPRAPEAKSAPSPVKSDPPPRSSSGAVKAMGLTLSSMTREVEDARAIRESLAKGERIVEVDPELIDPSLVRDRLSREDDGDEDFNALVESVRENGQQVPVLLRPHPTESGRFQVAYGHRRVRAAARLKRPVQAIVRTLNDDELVLAQGKENTERRNLSFIERAFFADALMRHGFDRGVVQRALSLHKAEMTRLLQVAEAVPAQIANAIGPAPKAGRPRWMALAEFLKREAAVVIAQDEITSVAFRAADSDERFRRLYERLAKRAAARGKKAEKVRAIEDGKGRTLARVTLGAKPRFDFDDKALPGFADYLAEHLPELAERFDKERSQEK; this comes from the coding sequence ATGAGCAAGCGCAAGGACCATCTGAAAGCGCTGTTTGGCGGATCGGGAGAGGGCGAGGCGCCCTCGCCTGTTCCGGAAAGCAAGCCGGCGCCACGCGCACCGGAGGCGAAATCCGCCCCTTCTCCGGTGAAGTCTGACCCACCGCCGCGCAGCTCCTCAGGAGCCGTCAAGGCGATGGGGCTGACGCTGTCTTCGATGACACGCGAAGTGGAAGATGCGCGCGCCATTCGTGAAAGCCTTGCCAAGGGGGAGCGCATTGTCGAGGTCGATCCGGAGCTGATCGATCCCTCGCTGGTGCGGGATCGCCTGAGCCGTGAGGATGACGGCGACGAGGATTTCAACGCATTGGTGGAGAGCGTGCGCGAAAACGGCCAGCAGGTGCCGGTTCTTCTGCGCCCTCACCCGACAGAGAGCGGACGCTTTCAGGTAGCCTATGGCCATCGCCGCGTTCGGGCAGCCGCGCGCCTCAAGCGTCCGGTTCAGGCCATCGTGCGCACGCTCAACGATGATGAGCTGGTGCTCGCGCAAGGCAAGGAAAACACGGAGCGGCGCAATCTCTCCTTCATCGAGCGGGCCTTTTTCGCCGATGCATTGATGCGTCATGGCTTCGATCGCGGCGTCGTCCAGCGTGCATTGTCCCTGCACAAGGCCGAGATGACCCGTCTGCTTCAGGTGGCCGAGGCCGTCCCCGCGCAGATCGCCAATGCCATTGGCCCCGCTCCGAAGGCCGGCCGGCCGCGCTGGATGGCTTTGGCAGAGTTCTTGAAGCGCGAGGCGGCGGTCGTCATCGCCCAGGATGAAATTACCTCTGTAGCGTTTCGGGCTGCCGATTCCGACGAGCGTTTTCGCAGGCTCTATGAGCGGCTGGCCAAGCGCGCTGCAGCGCGTGGCAAGAAGGCGGAGAAGGTTCGCGCCATCGAGGACGGGAAGGGGCGCACACTGGCGCGGGTCACACTCGGCGCGAAGCCGCGATTCGATTTCGACGACAAGGCCCTTCCGGGCTTCGCGGACTATCTGGCCGAGCATTTGCCGGAGCTTGCCGAGCGCTTCGACAAGGAGCGGTCACAAGAGAAATAA
- a CDS encoding tyrosine-type recombinase/integrase yields the protein MTSDNEQTPQRHRLEKPAASEEPLDSESLPSEDTGIGLKSPEPAADSSDLPDILDLVLAMDEESHSPLSPSSIDPLVETARNYARAARSEATQRAYAADWRHFSSWCRRSGYSPLPADPRVVGLYLSACASDNPRPTVSTLERRLSGLSQSYSQRGDRLDRKDPHIAEVFAGIRRRHGRPPVQKEALLAEDILAMIETLSNDLRGLRDRAILLVGFAGGLRRSEIVGLDPGPDQTEDGSGWVEIFDKGALITLRGKTGWREVEIGRGSADRSCPVEALKTWMRHGRIAHGPLFRGIRGQSTVEGSRLNDRHIARLVKRAAFDAGLRPDLPEKEREKLFSGHSLRAGLASSAEVDERFVQKQLGHTSAEMTRRYQRRRDRFRVNLTKASGL from the coding sequence ATGACCTCTGATAACGAGCAAACTCCGCAAAGACACCGCTTGGAGAAGCCTGCAGCATCTGAGGAGCCTTTGGACTCGGAATCTCTCCCTTCAGAGGATACCGGTATTGGGTTAAAATCCCCCGAACCCGCCGCAGACAGTTCAGACCTGCCTGACATTCTCGACCTTGTGCTTGCGATGGATGAAGAGAGTCACTCCCCTCTATCGCCATCCTCAATCGATCCCCTCGTGGAAACCGCACGCAATTATGCCCGTGCGGCCCGATCCGAAGCCACGCAGCGCGCTTATGCGGCCGATTGGCGCCACTTCTCATCCTGGTGCCGCCGCTCCGGCTATTCTCCCCTTCCCGCTGACCCACGTGTGGTCGGCCTCTATCTCTCTGCCTGTGCTTCCGACAATCCGCGTCCGACAGTATCTACTCTGGAACGAAGGCTCTCCGGCCTGTCCCAGAGTTATTCCCAGCGCGGAGACAGGCTCGACCGCAAGGATCCACACATCGCCGAGGTCTTTGCCGGCATTCGCCGCAGGCATGGCCGCCCGCCCGTACAGAAAGAAGCTCTTCTTGCCGAAGACATCCTGGCCATGATCGAGACACTTTCCAACGATCTGCGCGGCTTGAGGGACAGGGCCATCCTGCTTGTTGGCTTCGCCGGCGGTCTGCGCCGTTCCGAGATTGTCGGGCTCGATCCCGGCCCCGACCAGACCGAGGATGGCAGTGGCTGGGTGGAGATCTTCGACAAGGGCGCCCTGATCACCCTGCGCGGCAAGACGGGCTGGCGCGAAGTTGAGATCGGGCGCGGCTCGGCCGACCGCTCCTGCCCCGTGGAGGCGCTGAAGACGTGGATGCGGCACGGGCGCATCGCCCACGGCCCGCTCTTCCGCGGGATTCGCGGCCAGAGCACGGTTGAGGGAAGCCGGCTTAATGACAGGCATATTGCCCGCCTGGTAAAACGCGCCGCATTCGATGCGGGCCTGCGCCCCGACCTTCCCGAAAAGGAGCGGGAGAAGCTGTTCTCCGGCCACTCCCTGCGGGCTGGCCTCGCCTCTTCAGCGGAAGTGGATGAGCGTTTCGTCCAGAAGCAGCTCGGCCACACGAGTGCGGAAATGACCCGCCGCTATCAGCGACGGCGCGACCGGTTTCGTGTCAACCTTACCAAGGCGAGCGGTCTCTGA
- a CDS encoding MbcA/ParS/Xre antitoxin family protein translates to MAATDFDFAAEHFADEKAPFLSARRVSELLGVTMVELSRLIGVARNTLTAKSGQRKVDQALSPVVRILAMATEMAGNEHRAVIWFKHQPIPGWAGKTAYDLVGEGKADKVLTYLEAVRAGVYA, encoded by the coding sequence ATGGCAGCGACGGATTTTGATTTCGCGGCGGAGCATTTTGCCGACGAAAAAGCCCCCTTTCTTTCCGCCCGCCGGGTTTCGGAATTGCTTGGCGTGACCATGGTCGAGCTATCCCGACTAATTGGTGTGGCGCGCAACACGCTGACGGCGAAATCCGGCCAGCGCAAGGTGGATCAGGCCTTGAGCCCCGTCGTGCGGATTCTCGCCATGGCCACGGAGATGGCGGGCAACGAGCACCGAGCGGTGATCTGGTTCAAACACCAGCCGATCCCGGGCTGGGCGGGCAAGACCGCCTATGATCTGGTCGGCGAGGGCAAGGCCGACAAGGTTCTCACCTATCTCGAAGCGGTGCGCGCCGGCGTTTATGCCTGA
- a CDS encoding WGR domain-containing protein has translation MRWTHTPLPGNRHGMAIHPHQCSLRRVDPARNMARYYTLSVEPTLFGDAALVRQWGRIGTRGQFKINLFDNTKSAEAALLRLKKIKERRGYR, from the coding sequence ATGCGTTGGACGCACACGCCCCTTCCAGGCAACCGTCACGGCATGGCTATCCACCCGCATCAATGCTCCCTGAGACGCGTCGATCCCGCCCGCAACATGGCGCGCTATTACACGCTTTCCGTCGAGCCGACACTGTTCGGTGATGCCGCGCTTGTCCGGCAATGGGGACGGATCGGCACGCGCGGGCAGTTCAAGATCAATCTTTTCGACAACACCAAGTCGGCAGAAGCCGCGCTCCTGCGGCTGAAGAAAATCAAGGAGCGCCGCGGATATCGCTGA
- the repC gene encoding plasmid replication protein RepC, which translates to MTDRFAISPFGGKGLARAQFLVNEQVRRARKALDTGAEHAQASGQNAVDKWQLLRAVTEARLVLGLSDRTIVVLEALASFSIERQLDPAGDLVVFPSNTELSLRARGMAPATLRRHLAALVKAGLILRRDSANGKRYARRSEEGQIEEAFGFDLAPLVMRASEIETHAAEARRLARAIRALRSEITIHLRDIAAIVEAAAEEGRGRCFGPYAERLAALSGRLGRNTDWETLKARRDALLALRTDVEKAYLEGLSEAELQTRDAELMVNENTNMSANDSQNERHIHNSNTDSQIETYQEKVEAGPMPPNLETKSAVGSDHDGVSGQRGGRGKREAEGSGQKPSVGFETVTSACPQMRDYAPGGLSDWRDLMKAAETVRSMLGVSPDAWAEARAQMGDINAAITIAAMLERAEVIRSPGGYLRRLTERANSGAFSVKPMLNALISARQKAVLAEK; encoded by the coding sequence ATGACGGATAGATTTGCAATCTCGCCATTCGGCGGGAAGGGGTTGGCGCGTGCCCAATTTCTGGTCAATGAACAGGTGCGGCGAGCGCGCAAGGCGCTGGATACCGGCGCTGAACATGCCCAGGCATCAGGACAGAATGCTGTAGACAAGTGGCAATTGCTGCGCGCCGTGACCGAAGCGCGGCTGGTGCTCGGGCTTTCGGACAGAACGATTGTGGTGCTGGAGGCGCTCGCAAGCTTCAGCATCGAACGCCAGCTCGATCCAGCCGGCGATCTGGTGGTGTTTCCCTCGAATACTGAGCTTTCCCTCCGAGCCCGCGGCATGGCGCCGGCGACGCTGCGGCGGCATTTGGCGGCGCTCGTAAAGGCCGGGCTCATCCTGCGGCGCGACAGTGCCAATGGTAAGCGCTATGCGCGGCGCAGCGAAGAGGGTCAGATCGAGGAGGCCTTCGGTTTCGATCTTGCGCCACTCGTCATGCGGGCTTCCGAGATCGAGACCCATGCGGCCGAGGCACGACGTCTGGCGCGTGCCATCAGGGCGCTCAGAAGCGAAATCACGATCCATCTGCGCGACATTGCTGCGATCGTCGAGGCTGCCGCTGAAGAGGGCAGGGGGCGTTGCTTCGGACCTTATGCCGAGCGCCTGGCCGCTCTTTCCGGCCGGCTTGGCCGCAACACCGACTGGGAAACGCTCAAGGCCCGCCGCGACGCCCTCCTGGCGCTGCGCACTGACGTTGAAAAAGCCTATCTGGAAGGCCTCAGCGAAGCGGAACTGCAGACCCGCGATGCAGAGCTTATGGTTAATGAAAATACAAATATGAGCGCCAATGACAGTCAAAATGAGCGCCATATTCATAATTCAAACACAGACTCCCAAATTGAAACATACCAAGAAAAGGTTGAAGCGGGGCCGATGCCGCCCAACCTTGAAACCAAATCGGCGGTTGGAAGCGATCACGATGGTGTATCCGGCCAAAGAGGAGGGCGCGGAAAGCGGGAAGCCGAAGGAAGCGGCCAGAAGCCATCGGTCGGGTTTGAAACGGTGACCTCTGCCTGCCCCCAGATGCGCGATTATGCGCCGGGCGGTCTCTCGGATTGGCGGGACCTGATGAAGGCGGCAGAAACCGTGCGCTCCATGCTCGGGGTTTCACCCGATGCCTGGGCGGAGGCGCGCGCCCAAATGGGCGACATCAATGCGGCAATCACGATTGCGGCGATGCTGGAACGCGCGGAGGTCATTCGCTCGCCCGGCGGCTATCTCAGACGGCTGACGGAGCGGGCGAATTCGGGCGCGTTTTCGGTAAAACCGATGCTGAATGCGCTGATTTCAGCGCGTCAAAAGGCGGTTTTGGCCGAAAAATAG
- a CDS encoding RES family NAD+ phosphorylase → MPENLRTETLWRAYVPRWAHAPLSGKGAARFGGRWNPVGAEAIYAARELSTAWAEYNQGFVQHPALIAQLTLSEARLADLTNAAVMAVHGVSTEIHQCEWRAEMDDGRVPETHRVRETLMEKGFHGVIYPSYMSPGGSCVALWQWNGEGRPVLSVTDPEHRLPKDAASWL, encoded by the coding sequence ATGCCTGAGAATCTACGGACCGAAACCCTTTGGCGCGCCTATGTTCCGCGCTGGGCCCACGCACCCCTTTCAGGCAAGGGGGCAGCACGGTTTGGTGGGCGCTGGAACCCGGTTGGAGCTGAGGCGATCTATGCTGCGCGCGAGCTTTCAACAGCCTGGGCCGAGTATAATCAGGGCTTTGTGCAGCATCCTGCGCTTATTGCGCAGCTGACACTCTCTGAAGCACGGCTGGCGGATTTGACCAACGCCGCGGTGATGGCGGTTCACGGCGTTTCGACTGAGATTCATCAATGCGAGTGGCGGGCCGAAATGGATGACGGCCGTGTGCCAGAAACACATCGTGTGCGCGAAACCCTTATGGAAAAAGGCTTTCACGGGGTCATTTACCCGTCCTACATGTCACCCGGCGGAAGCTGTGTGGCGCTGTGGCAATGGAACGGGGAGGGGAGGCCGGTTCTTTCCGTCACCGACCCCGAGCACCGGCTGCCAAAGGATGCTGCATCCTGGCTTTAG
- the repA gene encoding plasmid partitioning protein RepA, producing the protein MGGLDGQGVLAADEAIAADAARLSEQLRVMRDRLFPPAAQKTLRTFSSGEAAKLIGVSDGYLRQLSIAGEGPQPETGAGGRRYYSLADINALRHHLAAQARAKGNLAKARSYVKWRDPEREHLQVISVTNFKGGSGKTTTSAHMAQHLALSGYRVLAVDLDPQASLSALFGYQPEIDLSGNDTLYGAIRYDEERRPLSQIIRRTYFDGLDLVPGNLELHEFEHTTPRVLAERQAGGGADDFFFARIQSALASVADDYDVVVIDCPPQLGFLTLSALCASTSVIVTVHPQMLDVASMSQFLYMTADLLSVVREAGGSLNFDFLRYLVTRYEPNDGPQTQIVGFLRSQFGERVLTAPMVKSTAISDAGLTKQTLYEVGRDNFTRSTYDRAMEALTSVNAEVEALVEAAWGRNVAGDAA; encoded by the coding sequence ATGGGGGGCTTGGACGGGCAGGGCGTGCTCGCGGCCGATGAGGCCATCGCGGCGGATGCTGCGCGGCTGTCCGAGCAATTGCGTGTCATGCGCGATCGGCTCTTTCCCCCGGCAGCACAAAAGACACTTCGCACGTTTTCCAGCGGCGAGGCGGCGAAGCTGATCGGCGTGTCCGATGGTTATCTGCGCCAGCTCTCCATTGCCGGAGAGGGGCCGCAACCGGAAACCGGCGCGGGCGGCAGGCGCTATTATTCGCTCGCCGACATCAATGCTCTGCGCCATCATCTTGCGGCACAGGCGCGCGCCAAGGGCAATCTTGCCAAGGCACGGTCCTATGTGAAATGGCGTGATCCCGAGCGCGAGCATTTGCAGGTCATATCCGTCACCAATTTCAAGGGTGGTTCGGGCAAGACCACGACAAGCGCCCACATGGCGCAGCATTTGGCGCTTTCGGGCTATCGCGTGCTGGCGGTCGATCTCGATCCGCAGGCGTCGCTCTCCGCGCTCTTCGGCTATCAGCCGGAAATCGATCTGTCCGGCAATGACACGCTCTATGGCGCGATCCGCTATGACGAAGAGCGCCGTCCGCTATCCCAAATCATCCGCAGAACCTATTTCGACGGGCTCGATCTGGTGCCCGGCAATCTGGAACTGCATGAGTTCGAACACACGACCCCGCGCGTCTTGGCCGAGCGTCAGGCAGGCGGCGGTGCGGACGATTTCTTCTTTGCTCGCATCCAGTCCGCCCTCGCCTCGGTCGCCGATGATTATGATGTGGTGGTGATCGATTGCCCGCCGCAGCTCGGCTTCCTCACCCTTTCTGCGCTCTGCGCGTCCACCTCTGTGATCGTCACCGTGCATCCGCAGATGCTCGATGTCGCCTCCATGAGCCAGTTTCTTTACATGACGGCGGATCTGCTTTCTGTGGTGCGGGAGGCCGGCGGTTCGCTGAACTTCGATTTCCTGCGCTACCTCGTCACGCGCTATGAGCCCAATGATGGACCGCAGACCCAGATCGTGGGCTTCCTGCGGTCACAGTTCGGCGAGCGGGTTTTGACGGCTCCCATGGTGAAGTCGACGGCAATTTCCGACGCCGGTCTTACCAAGCAGACGCTTTACGAAGTCGGCCGGGACAATTTCACACGGTCCACCTATGACCGCGCGATGGAAGCGTTGACATCTGTCAACGCCGAGGTCGAGGCGCTGGTGGAAGCGGCCTGGGGCCGCAATGTGGCGGGAGACGCCGCATGA
- a CDS encoding M81 family metallopeptidase: MTKRVALAGFLHETNTFAPSRATYANFEQGGGYLPISRGDEILKRCPGVNLGISGAVAHGQKAGWELVPILWTGAIPSAHVTREAFERIAGEIVDGIAAAGPLDGVCLDLHGAMVAEHLDDGEGELIARVRTVVGPDVPIAVSLDLHGNTSQLMVDEADLLIAFRTYPHVDMAETGRRAAEGLDRLMARDRPFAHAFRKLPYLTSIPWQCTFIEPAKSLYEHVAALETGDVASVSYWMGFPAADIPDCGQTVIAYAETQAVADRAADRLYQSIMDAEAAFAGRAFDPDEGVREAMRIAQTATRPVVIADTQDNPGAGGDSNTMGMLRALLRNGAERAAIGMIVDPQAARAAHAAGEGAEITIPLGGQSGIPGDEPFKARFRVEKLSNGDLHATGPYYGGTHMNVGPSACLAIDGVKIVVATHKAQMADLAMYRFVGIEPTEMAILVNKSSVHFRADFDPIAETVLVCTAPGPMPLDPADLPWTKLAEGMRLSPNGPAFRRTTGEALAMGG; encoded by the coding sequence ATGACAAAGAGGGTCGCGCTCGCCGGTTTTCTGCACGAGACCAACACGTTCGCGCCCTCACGCGCCACTTATGCAAATTTCGAACAGGGGGGCGGATACCTCCCCATATCGCGCGGCGATGAGATCCTGAAACGCTGTCCGGGTGTCAATCTGGGAATCTCGGGCGCTGTGGCCCATGGGCAGAAGGCGGGCTGGGAACTGGTTCCCATCCTTTGGACCGGGGCGATCCCTTCCGCCCATGTGACGCGCGAGGCGTTTGAGCGCATTGCCGGCGAGATCGTCGACGGCATCGCGGCAGCCGGGCCGCTCGACGGTGTATGCCTCGACCTCCACGGTGCCATGGTGGCCGAGCATCTGGATGACGGGGAGGGGGAACTGATCGCCCGTGTGCGCACGGTGGTGGGACCGGATGTCCCGATCGCCGTCAGTCTCGACCTGCACGGGAATACAAGCCAGCTTATGGTGGACGAGGCCGATCTTCTCATCGCCTTCCGCACCTATCCACATGTGGACATGGCCGAGACGGGAAGGCGCGCCGCCGAGGGGCTCGACCGGCTGATGGCGCGCGACAGACCCTTTGCGCATGCCTTCCGGAAGTTGCCCTATCTGACCTCCATTCCATGGCAATGCACCTTCATCGAGCCGGCAAAAAGCCTCTACGAGCACGTGGCGGCTCTCGAAACGGGCGATGTTGCGAGCGTTTCCTACTGGATGGGTTTTCCTGCCGCCGATATCCCGGACTGCGGACAGACAGTGATCGCCTATGCCGAGACGCAGGCAGTGGCGGACCGGGCGGCAGATCGGCTCTATCAGAGCATCATGGACGCGGAAGCGGCCTTCGCCGGCCGCGCCTTCGACCCCGATGAAGGGGTGCGCGAGGCGATGCGCATTGCACAGACGGCAACGCGGCCGGTGGTCATCGCCGACACGCAGGACAATCCGGGTGCGGGGGGTGATTCCAACACGATGGGCATGCTGCGGGCACTGTTGCGAAACGGTGCGGAACGTGCCGCGATCGGCATGATCGTCGACCCGCAGGCCGCACGCGCTGCCCATGCGGCGGGGGAGGGGGCTGAGATCACCATCCCGCTCGGAGGGCAATCCGGCATTCCCGGCGACGAGCCTTTCAAAGCCCGGTTCCGCGTGGAGAAGCTTTCCAATGGCGACCTGCATGCGACCGGCCCCTATTACGGCGGCACGCATATGAATGTCGGGCCTTCCGCCTGCCTTGCGATCGACGGGGTGAAAATCGTCGTGGCCACGCACAAGGCGCAGATGGCGGATCTTGCCATGTATCGTTTCGTCGGCATCGAACCGACGGAAATGGCCATTCTGGTCAACAAGAGCTCGGTGCATTTTCGCGCCGATTTCGATCCCATCGCCGAGACGGTTCTGGTGTGTACGGCACCGGGACCGATGCCGCTCGACCCGGCGGACCTGCCGTGGACGAAGCTTGCCGAGGGAATGCGCCTATCGCCCAACGGCCCGGCCTTTCGCCGGACGACAGGGGAAGCGCTGGCGATGGGAGGATAG